The Streptomyces asoensis DNA window GGCGGGCAGCAACCAGCGCAGCCAGTAGTCCTGGAGGGCGTCCACGTCGGTGACCAGCCGGGTCAGCAGGTCGCCGCGCCGGGCCGAGCGCAGTCCGGCGGGCGCGAGGCGTTCCAGCCGCCGGTAGACGGCGACCCGGGTGTCGGCGAGCATCCGCAGCACGGCGTCGTGCGACACGAGCCGTTCCGCGTACCGGAAGACCGCTCGTCCGATGCCGAAGGTGCGGGTCGCCGTCACGGCCACCATCAGGTACAGCACCGGCGGCTGCTGCGAGGCCCGCGAGATGAGCCACCCGGAGGTCGCCATGAGGCCCACGGCGCTGCCGAGCGCGAGGCTGCCGAGCAGCAGCGCGAGGGCGAGCCGGCCGCGTCGGGCACCGGCCATGGCGCGCACCCGGGCGAGGACGCCCGCCCCCTCCGTGACGGGCTCCGTCACGGATCCACCGGTGACGGCCGGAGCCGTCACCTCCTCCCGCGCGGTCGCGCCAGCGGCCTTGGGCGCGGGAGCCGGGTCCGCGGGCGCGGTGGCCCCGGTCAGCCGGACCACCCGGTCCGCCACCGCCAGCAGGGCCGGCCGGTGCACGACCAGCAGCACCGTCCGTCCCGCCGCGAGGCGCTGAACGGCCGCCACCACCTCAGCTTCGGTCTCCCCGTCGAGCGCGGCCGTCGGCTCGTCCAGCAGGAGCACGGGCCGGTCCGCGAGAAACGCCCGGGCCAGCGCGAGCCGCTGCCGCTGCCCCGCGGACAGGCCGGCCCCGTCCTCGCCGAGCACGGTGCCGGTCCCGGCGGGCAGTGCCTCGACGAACTCCAGTGCTCCCGCGTCCGCGAGCGCCCGCCGCACGGCCGCCTCGTCGGCGTCGGGACGCGCCAGCCGTACGTTCTCGTCGATCGTCCCTGCGTAGAGGTGCGGGCGCTGCGGCACCCAGGCGATCCGGGACCGCCACCGCTCCAGGTCGGCCGACGCGAGGTCGACTCCCCCGGCCAGCACCCGGCCCCCGGACGGGCGCACGAATCCGAGCAGCGTGTTCAGAAGGGTGGATTTGCCCACGCCGCTCGGTCCGACCAGCGCGACCGTCTCGCCGGGCCGGACGGTGAAGGACACGTCGGTGACGGCGTCGGCGGCACGTCCGGGGTAGCGCACGGTCACGTTCTCGAAGGCCACCTCCGTCCCGGCCGGCTCGACCGTGCCCTGCGGCGGTGCCGGCGTCTCCAGTACCTCGAAGATCTCCTCGGCTGCGGCCAGTCCTTCGGCGGCCGCGTGGTACTGCGCCCCGACCTGCCGCAGCGGCAGATACGCCTCGGGCGCGAGGACGAGGATCACCAGCCCCGTGTACAGATCCATCTCGCCGTGCACGAGCCGCATGCCGATTGTCACGGCCACCAGGGCCACCGAGAGCGTCGACAGCAGTTCCAGCGCGAACGACGAGATGAAGGCGATCCGCAGCGTGCGCATGGTCGCCTGCCGGTACTCGCCGGTGATACGCCGGATCGACTCGGCCTGCGCCTTGGCCCGGCCGAACACCTTGAGGGTGGGCAGCCCGGCGACGACGTCCAGGAAGTGTCCGGACAGCCGGGACAGCAGGCGCCACTGACGGTCCATCCGCGACTGCGTGGCCCAGCCGATCAGCACCATGAAGACCGGGATGAGGGGCAGCGTGCCGACGATGATCGCGGCGGACACCCAGTCCTCGGTCACGATCCGCGCGAGCACCGCGACCGGCACGACCACCGCTAGCCCCAACTGGGGCAGGTAGCGGGAGAAGTAGTCGTCGAGGGCGTCCACCCCGCGCGTGGCGAGGGCCACCAGCGAGCCCGTGCGCCGGCCACCGAGCCAGTCCGGCCCCAGGGCGGTGGCCCGCTCCAGCACCCGTCCGCGCAGCTCCGACTTCACGGCGGCACTCGCACGGTGGGCGGCGAGTTCGGTGAGCCAGGCGACCAGCGCACGGCCGACCGCCACGGCCACCAACAGCAGCAGGGGGGTGCGCAGCCCGGTGATGGACAGACCGTGCTGGAAGGCACCCACCACGGTCTCGGCGATGAGCATCGCCTGGGCGATGACCAGGGCCGCTCCGACAGCGCCCAGGCCGACGACCGCAGCCAGGAAGAACCGGGTGGCGCGGGCGTACCGGAGGAGGCGCGGGTCGATCGGTTTCACGTGAACACCCTTCTCAAAGAGCATGTTTCACGTGAAACACGCTCTCTCTCCTCAGGGGGTGTGTTTCACGTGAAACACACCCCACTTCGGACTCAGTGCGAGGTCTCGGCGATGTGCTGGGTGCCGATCCGCTTACGGAACACCCAGTACGTCCAGCTCTGGTAGAGCAGCACGAGCGGCGTGGCGATCCCCGCACACCAGGTCATGATCTTCAGGGTGTACGGGCTCGACGAGGCGTTGGTGACCGTGAGGCTCCAGTTCGCGTCGAGCGAGGACGGCATGACGTTCGGGAACAGCGTCAGGAAGAGCATCGCGACGGCGGCCACGATGGTGACGCCCGAGAGCGCGAACGACCAGCCCTCGCGTCCCGCCTGGTTCGCCACCAGCGCGGCGACCAGGGCGCCGACCGCCACGAGCAGCGCGACCAGGCTCTTGGCGTCACCGCTGTCGATCTGCGTCCACAGCAGGAAGACCAGGGCGAGCACAGCGGTGACGAGGCCCACCTGGGAAGCCAGCTTCCGTGCCCGTTCCCGGATGTCTCCCACGGTCTTCAGGGCCGTGAAGACCGCACCGTGGAAGGTGAACAGCGTCAGGGTCACCAGCCCCCCGAGCAGCGCATACGGGTTGAGCAGGTCCCAGACGTTGCCCACGTACTCGAAGTTCCGGTCGATCTTGACGCCCCCCACGATGTTGCCGAAGGCGACGCCCCACAGGAACGCGGGGAGGAGCGAGGTCCAGAAGATCGCGGTCTCCCAGTTGCGCTGCCAGTTCTCCTCGGGCCGCTTCACCCGGTACTCGAAGGCCACGCCGCGCACGATCAGGCAGACCAGGATGAGCAGCAGGGGCAGGTAGAAGCCGGAGAAGAGGGTGGCGTACCACTCGGGGAAGGCGGCGAAGGTCGCGCCGCCCGCCGTGAGCAGCCATACCTCGTTGCCGTCCCAGACCGGCCCGATGGTGTTGATGAGGACGCGCCGTTCCGGCCGGTCCCGGGCGAGCAGCCTGGTGAGGATGCCGACCCCGAAGTCGAAGCCCTCCAGGAAGAAGTAGCCGGTCCACAGGACGGCGATCAGGACGAACCAGACGTCGTGCAGTTCCATGTCTGTGCAGCTCCCTCGGCCTAGTAGGAGAAGGCCATCGGCTTGTCGGCGTCCCGGGAGTCGCCACCGATCTTCGTGGGCGGGTTGAGGTCGGCTTCGGTGAGCTCGGGCGGGCCGGCCTTCACGTACTTGACCAGCAGCTTGACCTCGATGACGGCGAGGATCGCGTAGAGCGCCGTGAAGACGATCATGGAGGTGAGGACCTCGGCCTGGGACACCCCGGGGGAGACCGCGTCACGGGTCTGGAGGACGCCGTACACGACCCAGGGCTGACGGCCCATCTCGGTGAAGATCCAGCCCCAGGAGTTGGCGATCAGCGGGAACCCCAGGGTCCAGATCGCCGCCAGCCAGCAGAGCTTGGTCAGCTTGGGGCTGAGCGCCTTGTTCCGGAAGAGCACCACATGGGGCACCTCGTCCTCGCCGACCCTCAGATGCCGTGGCAGCAGGAACTTCTTGCGGGTGAGCCAGAGCCCGGCCAGGCCGATCGCGAAGGACGTCATGCCGAAGCCGATCATCCAGCGGAACCCCCAGTAGGCGACGGGGATGTTGGGCCGGTAGTCGCCGGGGCCGAACTTCTCCTGCTCGGCCTTGTTCACGTCGTTGATGCCGGGGACGTAGGAGCTGAAGTCGTCGTTGGCGAGGAAGGACAGCAGGCCCGGTATCTCGATCGCGACCTTGTTGTGCCCCTCCTCGACGTCTCCGTAGGCGAAGACCGAGAAGGGTGCGGGCGCCTCGCCGTCCCAGAGCGCCTCGGCGGCGGCCATCTTCATCGGCTGCTGCTTGAACATGACCTTGCCGAGGACGTCACCGCTGACGGCGGTGAGCAGTCCGGCGATCACCACGGTGACCAGGCCCAGCCGCAGCGAGGTCTTCATCACGGGGACGTGCTTCTTGCGGTACAGATGGAAGGCGGCGATGCCGACCATGAACGCGCCGCCGGTGAGGAAGGCCGCGGACATGGTGTGGAAGACCTGGCTGAGCGCGGTGTTCTGGGTCAGCACGGCCCAGAAGTCGGTGAGCTCGGCCCGGCCCTTCTCTTTGTTGATCCGGTAGCCGACGGGGTGCTGCATCCAGGAGTTGGCCGCCAGGATGAAGTACGCCGACAGGATCGTGCCGATCGAGACCATCCAGATGCAGGCCAGGTGGATCTTCTTCGGCAGCTTGTCCCAGCCGAAGATCCACAGACCGATGAAGGTGGACTCGAAGAAGAAGGCGATCAGCGCCTCGAAGGCGAGCGGGGCACCGAAGACGTCACCGACGAAGCGCGAGTAGTCGGACCAGTTCATGCCGAACTGGAACTCCTGCACGATGCCGGTGACGACACCCATCGCGATGTTGATCAGGAAGAGCTTGCCCCAGAACTTCGTCGCCCTGAGGTACTTCTCGTTCTCCGTGCGCACCCAGGCGGTCTGCAGCCCGGCGGTGAGGGCCGCGAGGGAGATCGTCAGGGGGACGAAGAGGAAGTGGTAGACGGTGGTGATGCCGAACTGCCAGCGCGCCAGTGTCTCCGGCGCCAGAGCCAGGTCCACGTCGTCACTCCTTACCTCACGCTCGTGGATCACGCTTGTGAAAGCGTTCACATTCACAAGCTAGTATGCCGCACCGATTTTCGACAGGCGAAGGGGGGTCCCCGCTACCCGCGGAAACCCCCCTCGGACCGCCTCCGACCAGCCGAAACCGGTGCGGACGGCGCTACATCTCCTGACGGAACCCTTCCGCCGCCTTCAGGAAGATGTCGTTCGCCTCATTCTCGCCGATCGTCACCCGCACACCCTCACCCGGGAACGGCCGCACCACGACGCCGGCCTGCTCGCACGCGGCGGCGAAGGCGGTCGTGTGCTCGCCCAGCCGCAGCCACACGAAGTTGGCCTGGGTGTCGGGCACCGTCCAGCCCTGCGCGCGCAGCGCCTCGACCACCCGCAGACGCTCGCACACCAGGGAGCCGACCCGGCCGAGCAGGGCGTCCTCGGCGCGCAGCGAAGCGATCGCGGCCTCCTGCGCGAGCTGGCTCACGCCGAAGGGCACCGCCGTCTTGCGCAGCGCCTCCGCCACCGGCTCGTGGGCGATGGCGAAGCCGATCCGCAGACCGGCCAGGCCGTAGGCCTTGGAGAAGGTCCGCAGGACACAGACGTTGGGCCGCTCGCGGTAGAGCTCCACGCCGTCCGGCACCTCGGGATCGCGGATGAACTCGCGGTACGCCTCGTCGAGCACGACCAGGACGTCCCGCGGCACCCGGTCGAGGAACCGCTCGAGCTCGGCCCGCTTCACGACCGTGCCCGTGGGGTTATTGG harbors:
- the cydD gene encoding thiol reductant ABC exporter subunit CydD — protein: MKPIDPRLLRYARATRFFLAAVVGLGAVGAALVIAQAMLIAETVVGAFQHGLSITGLRTPLLLLVAVAVGRALVAWLTELAAHRASAAVKSELRGRVLERATALGPDWLGGRRTGSLVALATRGVDALDDYFSRYLPQLGLAVVVPVAVLARIVTEDWVSAAIIVGTLPLIPVFMVLIGWATQSRMDRQWRLLSRLSGHFLDVVAGLPTLKVFGRAKAQAESIRRITGEYRQATMRTLRIAFISSFALELLSTLSVALVAVTIGMRLVHGEMDLYTGLVILVLAPEAYLPLRQVGAQYHAAAEGLAAAEEIFEVLETPAPPQGTVEPAGTEVAFENVTVRYPGRAADAVTDVSFTVRPGETVALVGPSGVGKSTLLNTLLGFVRPSGGRVLAGGVDLASADLERWRSRIAWVPQRPHLYAGTIDENVRLARPDADEAAVRRALADAGALEFVEALPAGTGTVLGEDGAGLSAGQRQRLALARAFLADRPVLLLDEPTAALDGETEAEVVAAVQRLAAGRTVLLVVHRPALLAVADRVVRLTGATAPADPAPAPKAAGATAREEVTAPAVTGGSVTEPVTEGAGVLARVRAMAGARRGRLALALLLGSLALGSAVGLMATSGWLISRASQQPPVLYLMVAVTATRTFGIGRAVFRYAERLVSHDAVLRMLADTRVAVYRRLERLAPAGLRSARRGDLLTRLVTDVDALQDYWLRWLLPAGSAVLVSAGSVAFTAWLLPEAGAVLAAGLLAAGVGVPLVTGAVARRAERRLAPARGVLATRTADLLTGTAELTVAGALPARTAGVRAADGVLTRIASRASAATALGDGLTALVCGLTVTAAALVGAQAVAGGRLSGVTMAVVVLTPLAAFEAVLGLPLAVQYRQRVRRSAERVFEVLDSPEPVREPESPRRAPASPFPLVLGGLTARHAGQDRDALAGADLVLERGRRVAVVGPSGSGKTTLAQVLLRFLDATAGSYTLGGVDASALDGDDVRRLVGLCAQDAHLFDSSVRENLLLAKKGASEEEVRDALARARLLEWADGLPDGLDTLVGEHGARLSGGQRQRLALARALLADFPVLVLDEPAEHLDLPTADALTRDLLAATEGRTTLLITHRLAGLEAVDEVVVLDGGRVVQRGPYAALVSEEGPLRAMAEREEAAELLVGAR
- the cydB gene encoding cytochrome d ubiquinol oxidase subunit II → MELHDVWFVLIAVLWTGYFFLEGFDFGVGILTRLLARDRPERRVLINTIGPVWDGNEVWLLTAGGATFAAFPEWYATLFSGFYLPLLLILVCLIVRGVAFEYRVKRPEENWQRNWETAIFWTSLLPAFLWGVAFGNIVGGVKIDRNFEYVGNVWDLLNPYALLGGLVTLTLFTFHGAVFTALKTVGDIRERARKLASQVGLVTAVLALVFLLWTQIDSGDAKSLVALLVAVGALVAALVANQAGREGWSFALSGVTIVAAVAMLFLTLFPNVMPSSLDANWSLTVTNASSSPYTLKIMTWCAGIATPLVLLYQSWTYWVFRKRIGTQHIAETSH
- a CDS encoding cytochrome ubiquinol oxidase subunit I yields the protein MDLALAPETLARWQFGITTVYHFLFVPLTISLAALTAGLQTAWVRTENEKYLRATKFWGKLFLINIAMGVVTGIVQEFQFGMNWSDYSRFVGDVFGAPLAFEALIAFFFESTFIGLWIFGWDKLPKKIHLACIWMVSIGTILSAYFILAANSWMQHPVGYRINKEKGRAELTDFWAVLTQNTALSQVFHTMSAAFLTGGAFMVGIAAFHLYRKKHVPVMKTSLRLGLVTVVIAGLLTAVSGDVLGKVMFKQQPMKMAAAEALWDGEAPAPFSVFAYGDVEEGHNKVAIEIPGLLSFLANDDFSSYVPGINDVNKAEQEKFGPGDYRPNIPVAYWGFRWMIGFGMTSFAIGLAGLWLTRKKFLLPRHLRVGEDEVPHVVLFRNKALSPKLTKLCWLAAIWTLGFPLIANSWGWIFTEMGRQPWVVYGVLQTRDAVSPGVSQAEVLTSMIVFTALYAILAVIEVKLLVKYVKAGPPELTEADLNPPTKIGGDSRDADKPMAFSY
- the hisC gene encoding histidinol-phosphate transaminase; amino-acid sequence: MSETSPKLRAELEGIPTYKPGRPAAAGGPTAYKLSSNENPYPPLPGVMESVTAAAASFNRYPDLACTALVSELSERFGVPASHLATGTGSVGVAQQLVQATAGPGDEVIYAWRSFEAYPIITQISGATAVHVPLTPGDVHDLDAMADAITDRTRLIFVCNPNNPTGTVVKRAELERFLDRVPRDVLVVLDEAYREFIRDPEVPDGVELYRERPNVCVLRTFSKAYGLAGLRIGFAIAHEPVAEALRKTAVPFGVSQLAQEAAIASLRAEDALLGRVGSLVCERLRVVEALRAQGWTVPDTQANFVWLRLGEHTTAFAAACEQAGVVVRPFPGEGVRVTIGENEANDIFLKAAEGFRQEM